One region of Betaproteobacteria bacterium genomic DNA includes:
- a CDS encoding glucose 1-dehydrogenase, with product MTTPVVLITGALAGIGRATALAFAREGAHVVASGRRDEAGRALVDELRSLGAQAEFVRADVRFEAEVRALVDLTVERFGRLDVAVNNAGTEGQGAPITEQTTDNYAAIFDANVLGVLLSLKHEMRVMLRQGSGSIINLSSVAGQVGFPGASIYVASKHAVEGLTKSAALEGAAAGVRVNAVAPGPIATEMFERFTGRDEATQAGLISGVPAKRVGTPEEIAQTIVFLASDKARFLTGQSVTVDGGYTAQ from the coding sequence ATGACCACACCCGTTGTTCTGATCACTGGTGCGCTTGCCGGGATCGGCCGCGCCACCGCGCTGGCTTTCGCCCGTGAAGGCGCCCACGTCGTCGCCTCCGGGCGCCGCGACGAAGCCGGTCGGGCTCTCGTCGACGAGTTGCGCAGTCTCGGCGCGCAGGCCGAGTTCGTGCGCGCCGACGTGCGCTTCGAAGCCGAGGTACGCGCCCTGGTGGACCTGACGGTCGAGCGCTTCGGCAGGCTCGACGTGGCCGTCAACAACGCCGGTACGGAAGGCCAGGGTGCACCCATCACGGAGCAGACCACCGACAACTATGCGGCGATCTTCGATGCCAATGTGCTGGGCGTCCTGCTCTCGCTCAAGCATGAGATGCGCGTGATGCTCCGCCAGGGTTCCGGCTCGATCATCAACCTGTCTTCGGTCGCGGGGCAGGTGGGCTTTCCCGGCGCGTCGATCTACGTGGCGAGCAAGCACGCGGTCGAAGGTCTGACCAAGAGCGCTGCGCTCGAAGGGGCGGCTGCCGGTGTGCGTGTCAACGCCGTTGCGCCAGGCCCCATAGCCACGGAGATGTTCGAACGTTTCACCGGCCGCGACGAAGCGACTCAGGCCGGACTCATTTCGGGGGTTCCGGCCAAGCGCGTGGGGACGCCCGAGGAAATCGCGCAGACCATCGTCTTTCTCGCGAGCGACAAGGCGCGCTTCCTCACCGGCCAGAGCGTCACGGTCGACGGGGGCTATACGGCGCAGTAA